One part of the Chryseobacterium mulctrae genome encodes these proteins:
- a CDS encoding protein-disulfide reductase DsbD family protein yields the protein MKFKNWFLLILLFLATGINAQIKNPVKFKFTVNELGNNQYEAVLNATLESGWHIYSRDIPEDTGIPTEYVVSGKNIELIGKFQEVGKKHEEFSEAFGGTIIYYSNSAGFKQKFKLKDPTKAGDVVAEITYQTCDDRVCLAPNTLEFNKKITPTGVTEEAVADDKTEATKDSAKVVETLTGNPVKGDSTIVETAKLDPKQLKVASIDISKPLTDCGTGSSKIDENYWTYLLLGFIGGLIALLTPCVFPMIPLTVSFFTKGNKNPAKGKRDALVYGFFILLIFVLLSLPFHLIDGIAGNIFNEISTNVWLNIVFFIIFIFFAGSFFGYYDITLPSSIANKSSKAEEAGGMIGIFFMALTLVIVSFSCTGPILGSLLGSAITGSANVPMLLTFALAGFGLAWAIVFGLLALFPQALQSLPKSGGWMNTVKVVLGFVELALALKFLSKADLVSKTFLIKRELFIAIWIVIAIGLVIYLFGLIRFPHDDKKPKISITRKIIGVLGIGFVVYLIQGLIPAERPKLALLSGILPPLNVSYFHDEKDGILGMHPEHDFFNAIELAKKENKPILIDFTGYGCENCRKMEEFVWSEPDILPILQNDVVLASLYVDDKEELPEDQKTKIDLGDGQVKKVKTIGDRWSLFQTANFNNNSQPHYVLLTPDGKVINTPVSGYMEKEKFKKFLECGVNYFKNNK from the coding sequence ATGAAATTTAAAAACTGGTTTTTACTAATTCTCCTGTTTTTGGCAACAGGAATTAATGCACAAATAAAAAACCCCGTAAAATTCAAATTCACCGTCAACGAATTAGGTAACAACCAATACGAAGCCGTTTTGAATGCTACACTGGAAAGCGGATGGCATATTTACTCAAGAGATATTCCTGAAGACACAGGAATCCCTACAGAATATGTGGTTTCGGGAAAAAACATTGAACTGATTGGAAAATTTCAGGAAGTCGGAAAAAAGCATGAAGAATTTTCTGAAGCTTTTGGAGGAACGATTATTTACTATTCCAATTCTGCAGGTTTTAAGCAAAAATTTAAACTGAAAGACCCAACAAAAGCTGGAGATGTAGTTGCAGAAATTACTTATCAAACGTGTGACGACAGAGTTTGTCTTGCTCCGAATACTTTAGAATTCAACAAAAAAATTACTCCAACCGGAGTGACCGAAGAAGCTGTAGCTGATGACAAAACTGAGGCAACTAAAGATTCTGCTAAAGTTGTTGAAACGCTTACCGGAAATCCTGTAAAAGGAGATTCTACAATTGTTGAGACCGCAAAATTAGATCCTAAACAATTAAAAGTAGCTTCTATTGATATCTCAAAACCATTAACAGATTGTGGAACAGGTTCTTCAAAAATTGATGAAAATTACTGGACGTATCTTCTATTAGGTTTCATTGGAGGATTAATCGCTTTGTTGACACCATGCGTTTTCCCGATGATTCCATTAACGGTTTCTTTCTTTACAAAAGGGAATAAAAACCCGGCAAAAGGGAAAAGAGATGCTTTGGTTTATGGATTTTTCATCCTTTTAATCTTTGTTTTATTAAGCCTTCCTTTCCATTTAATTGATGGAATTGCAGGAAATATTTTCAACGAAATTTCTACCAACGTTTGGCTGAATATCGTTTTCTTCATCATCTTTATTTTCTTCGCAGGAAGTTTTTTCGGATACTACGATATTACTTTACCAAGCTCTATTGCCAACAAATCTTCAAAAGCAGAAGAAGCAGGCGGAATGATTGGTATTTTCTTCATGGCTTTAACTTTAGTCATTGTTTCTTTCTCTTGTACAGGTCCTATTTTGGGAAGTTTATTGGGAAGTGCCATTACAGGTTCGGCAAACGTTCCGATGTTATTAACATTTGCTTTGGCTGGTTTCGGATTGGCTTGGGCGATTGTTTTCGGATTATTGGCGTTATTCCCGCAAGCTTTACAAAGTCTTCCAAAATCGGGAGGCTGGATGAATACCGTGAAAGTAGTTTTAGGTTTTGTGGAATTGGCTTTAGCTTTAAAATTCTTATCAAAAGCAGACTTAGTTTCTAAGACATTCTTAATTAAAAGAGAGCTTTTCATTGCAATCTGGATTGTAATTGCCATCGGATTGGTTATTTATTTATTTGGATTGATAAGATTCCCTCACGATGATAAGAAACCGAAAATTTCTATTACAAGAAAGATCATTGGAGTTTTAGGAATTGGTTTTGTTGTTTATTTAATTCAGGGTTTAATTCCTGCAGAAAGACCAAAACTAGCACTATTAAGCGGAATTTTGCCTCCTTTGAATGTAAGTTATTTCCATGACGAAAAAGACGGAATTCTGGGAATGCATCCTGAACATGATTTCTTTAATGCTATTGAACTCGCCAAAAAAGAAAACAAACCTATTCTAATTGACTTCACTGGTTACGGTTGTGAAAACTGTAGAAAAATGGAGGAATTCGTTTGGAGTGAGCCGGATATTTTACCAATTCTTCAGAACGACGTTGTACTTGCTTCTCTTTATGTAGACGACAAAGAAGAGCTCCCTGAAGATCAAAAAACCAAAATCGATTTGGGAGATGGACAGGTGAAAAAAGTAAAAACAATTGGTGACAGATGGAGTTTGTTCCAGACCGCTAATTTTAATAATAATTCGCAGCCTCATTACGTTCTTTTAACTCCGGATGGAAAAGTGATCAATACTCCGGTTTCTGGTTATATGGAAAAAGAGAAATTTAAAAAATTCCTGGAATGTGGGGTTAATTATTTCAAGAATAACAAATAA
- the tilS gene encoding tRNA lysidine(34) synthetase TilS gives MLTQSAFEEQLQNLIQLSDNPTYLLAVSGGADSMVLAYLFNELQGSGYEFQVAHINYKLRGEDSDSDQKVVEDFCYKNNIKFHLYEVSEKDEQPENSIQLWARELRYRFFREIQEKENLDFLVTAHHLNDQLETFIINLSKASGINGLSGIPANEKNILRPLLNFSKEEIYQFAEENNINFREDLSNKKSDYLRNKIRNELVPKLSETNERFLENFRKSVSYLNQTKNFVSHQIDEIEKRLLIKAEGNIVLNKEKLNQETEFTQFEILRKYGFNQPEEIEKIFKAKTGSGFYSKEFKLIINRNELIFIQLNLNPEIYKEILLTNITELNQNQLSIDISEFSESINGIITNFNWEFDAEKIIHPLKLRKKKEGDWFCPIGFSGKKKVSKFFKDEKLSILAKQKIWLLTDGDDAILGIIPFRQDRRHAKDEKTRKVLIIFNEK, from the coding sequence ATGCTTACACAATCCGCATTTGAAGAACAGCTTCAAAATCTCATTCAATTATCAGATAACCCAACCTATCTTTTAGCGGTAAGCGGAGGTGCAGATTCTATGGTTTTAGCGTATCTTTTTAATGAATTACAAGGTTCGGGATACGAGTTTCAGGTTGCGCATATTAATTACAAACTTCGTGGTGAAGATTCTGATTCCGACCAGAAAGTAGTCGAAGATTTTTGCTACAAGAATAATATTAAATTTCATTTATATGAAGTTTCGGAAAAAGATGAGCAGCCAGAAAATTCTATTCAGCTTTGGGCGCGCGAACTTCGTTACCGATTCTTCCGAGAAATTCAGGAGAAAGAAAATCTGGATTTTTTGGTAACCGCTCATCATTTAAATGATCAGTTAGAAACCTTTATTATCAATCTTTCAAAAGCTTCCGGAATTAATGGTTTAAGCGGAATCCCTGCAAATGAAAAAAATATTCTGAGACCATTATTAAATTTTTCAAAAGAAGAAATTTACCAATTTGCTGAAGAAAACAATATTAATTTCCGCGAAGATCTTTCCAATAAAAAAAGTGATTATCTGAGAAATAAAATCAGGAATGAATTGGTTCCTAAACTTTCTGAAACCAATGAACGGTTTTTGGAGAACTTTAGAAAAAGTGTTTCATATTTAAATCAAACTAAAAATTTTGTTAGTCATCAAATTGATGAAATTGAGAAAAGACTATTAATAAAAGCTGAAGGAAACATTGTCTTAAACAAAGAAAAACTGAATCAGGAAACTGAGTTTACCCAGTTTGAGATTTTAAGAAAATATGGATTTAATCAACCTGAAGAAATTGAAAAAATCTTCAAAGCTAAAACTGGAAGTGGATTTTATTCAAAAGAATTTAAATTAATTATCAATAGAAACGAATTGATTTTCATACAATTAAATTTGAATCCTGAAATTTATAAAGAAATTCTTTTAACTAATATCACTGAATTGAATCAAAATCAATTAAGCATCGATATTTCAGAATTTAGTGAGAGTATTAACGGAATCATTACGAACTTTAACTGGGAATTTGATGCCGAAAAAATCATTCATCCGCTAAAACTTCGCAAAAAAAAAGAGGGAGATTGGTTTTGTCCTATTGGTTTCTCAGGAAAAAAGAAAGTTTCGAAATTTTTTAAGGACGAAAAATTGTCTATTTTAGCGAAGCAAAAAATCTGGCTTCTGACTGATGGAGATGACGCCATTTTAGGCATTATTCCGTTCAGACAAGATCGGCGACACGCAAAAGATGAGAAAACGAGGAAGGTTCTCATAATTTTTAATGAAAAGTAA
- a CDS encoding OmpA family protein, with protein MKIFKILVASVVVLGMTSCVSKKQYDALSGNYKQCIENIGERQREIQDLKGQNSTLTAENNLLKSQHDALKSSLDACLSNTGKSSANIDKLVGEINASNSYIKQLISANAKNDSLNLALSNKLKRSLDNVTDQDVQVKVLKGVVMISLSDKLLYKTGDYNVLPAAQEVLGKVAKVINDYDKYSVLIEGNTDNAPLSSANLPRDNWDLSALRGTAIAKILQTQFGVDPARITAGGRSEYNPKATNMSISGRSENRRTEIIIMPKLDEFMKLMDITPKK; from the coding sequence ATGAAGATTTTTAAAATTTTAGTAGCTTCAGTAGTGGTGTTGGGAATGACATCTTGCGTTAGTAAGAAGCAGTATGATGCTCTAAGTGGCAACTACAAACAGTGTATTGAAAATATTGGTGAGAGACAACGTGAAATTCAGGATCTGAAAGGTCAGAATTCAACATTGACGGCGGAAAATAACTTATTAAAAAGTCAGCACGATGCTTTGAAATCATCTTTGGATGCTTGTCTTTCAAACACAGGAAAGAGCTCGGCAAATATTGATAAATTGGTTGGTGAGATCAATGCGTCAAATTCTTATATCAAACAGTTGATTTCTGCAAATGCTAAAAACGACAGTTTAAATTTAGCGTTATCAAACAAGTTGAAAAGATCTTTGGATAATGTAACTGATCAGGATGTTCAGGTAAAAGTTCTTAAAGGTGTTGTAATGATTTCATTGTCAGATAAATTATTATACAAAACAGGAGATTACAACGTTTTACCTGCAGCTCAGGAAGTTTTGGGTAAAGTAGCAAAAGTAATCAACGATTATGATAAGTATTCTGTATTGATTGAAGGTAACACAGATAATGCGCCATTAAGCTCTGCAAATTTACCGAGAGACAACTGGGATCTTTCTGCATTGAGAGGTACAGCGATTGCTAAAATATTGCAGACTCAGTTTGGGGTAGATCCTGCAAGAATTACAGCAGGTGGTCGTTCTGAATACAATCCTAAAGCTACCAACATGAGTATTTCTGGAAGATCTGAAAACAGAAGAACAGAGATTATCATCATGCCTAAGCTGGATGAGTTTATGAAATTGATGGATATCACTCCTAAGAAATAA
- a CDS encoding O-methyltransferase — protein sequence MSFFEEKNPEMDRYLENHASSEPEILKKLRRETFQKTTQPHMISGYQQGRLLTIISKMLNPKNVLEIGTFTGYATLCLTEGLSPEGKITTLDVNEDLAYLPRKYFSESKFSNQIDFKIQDAKEFLRNTDEVFDLIFIDADKENYAEYFRLIKPKTKSGSVVLFDNVLWYGKVLEENPKQKSTQIIKELNDLAAKDDDFENLILPLRDGVNFLRRK from the coding sequence ATGAGTTTTTTTGAAGAAAAAAATCCGGAAATGGATCGGTATCTGGAAAATCATGCTTCGTCTGAGCCTGAAATTCTTAAAAAATTAAGAAGAGAAACTTTTCAGAAAACCACTCAGCCACATATGATTTCCGGTTATCAGCAGGGAAGGCTTCTAACGATTATTTCTAAAATGCTGAATCCTAAAAACGTTTTAGAAATAGGAACTTTTACAGGATATGCCACACTTTGCCTTACAGAAGGTTTGTCTCCAGAAGGAAAAATAACGACGCTTGATGTAAATGAAGATTTGGCTTATCTCCCAAGAAAATATTTCTCTGAAAGTAAATTTTCAAACCAAATTGATTTTAAAATTCAGGATGCAAAAGAATTTCTACGGAATACCGATGAGGTTTTTGATCTGATTTTTATTGATGCCGATAAAGAGAATTATGCTGAATATTTCAGATTAATTAAACCAAAGACAAAATCAGGCTCTGTGGTTCTGTTTGATAATGTACTTTGGTATGGGAAAGTTTTAGAAGAAAACCCGAAGCAGAAATCTACCCAGATCATTAAAGAACTTAATGATTTGGCGGCAAAAGATGATGATTTTGAAAATCTTATTCTACCTTTGCGTGATGGAGTAAACTTTCTAAGAAGAAAGTAG
- a CDS encoding C40 family peptidase produces MDKGICIVTVAPVRSENSDRAEIVTEILYGESADILEVNKNWTKIKMHYDGYEGWMDTKQIKPVTEEYLANRKVTLITEDFSSVMTLEGKTLLSMGSEVEFPAVASRRSHDVRESVALTAKEFLNIPYLWGGKSFFAVDCSGFVQLVYKIHNVKMPRDTYQQAEIGETLSFVEESQPGDLAFFENSEGKIIHVGIMLDNQKIIHASGKVRIDTLDSSGIFNKEMNKHTHKLRVIKSIL; encoded by the coding sequence ATGGATAAAGGAATTTGTATCGTGACTGTTGCGCCTGTTCGTTCCGAAAATTCGGATAGAGCAGAAATCGTTACCGAAATTTTGTATGGTGAAAGTGCAGATATTTTGGAAGTAAATAAAAACTGGACGAAAATAAAAATGCACTACGACGGCTATGAAGGCTGGATGGATACCAAACAAATCAAACCTGTCACCGAAGAATATCTTGCTAACAGAAAAGTAACACTCATTACAGAAGATTTTTCTTCGGTAATGACTCTTGAGGGAAAAACATTGTTGTCAATGGGTTCTGAAGTAGAGTTTCCGGCTGTTGCATCCAGAAGAAGTCATGATGTACGTGAAAGTGTTGCTTTGACTGCAAAAGAATTTCTTAACATTCCTTATTTGTGGGGTGGAAAAAGTTTTTTTGCGGTTGACTGTTCCGGTTTTGTACAGTTGGTTTATAAAATTCATAATGTGAAAATGCCTAGAGATACTTATCAACAAGCAGAAATAGGAGAGACTTTGAGTTTTGTAGAAGAAAGTCAGCCGGGAGATTTAGCTTTTTTCGAAAATTCTGAAGGCAAAATTATTCATGTAGGGATTATGCTCGACAATCAAAAAATTATCCATGCTTCCGGAAAAGTAAGAATAGATACGCTCGATTCTAGCGGGATTTTTAATAAAGAAATGAATAAACATACTCACAAACTGAGAGTCATTAAAAGCATTCTTTAA
- a CDS encoding DUF1648 domain-containing protein produces the protein METVILTVFDILNLVLILLLWIYILRIFKKLPEKIPTHFDLEGKPDHFGGKRFAFFLPVLSVIFYVVFFFITKYPETGNFPFEITEVNQKMQFFIMIFLLKWLLFLILLMFLNIQDYTVRYSLNSDSKARVYILLFIPFIFISVMAAIISAYIYQ, from the coding sequence ATGGAAACTGTGATTCTTACTGTTTTTGATATTCTGAATTTAGTATTGATTCTGCTTTTATGGATTTATATTTTAAGAATATTTAAAAAACTTCCTGAGAAAATTCCGACTCATTTTGATCTTGAAGGAAAACCCGATCATTTTGGAGGGAAAAGATTTGCTTTTTTTCTCCCTGTTTTATCGGTCATATTTTATGTGGTTTTCTTTTTTATAACAAAATATCCCGAAACCGGAAATTTTCCGTTTGAGATTACAGAGGTAAATCAGAAAATGCAGTTTTTCATCATGATTTTTCTGTTGAAATGGCTTTTGTTTCTTATTTTATTGATGTTTTTAAATATTCAGGATTATACAGTTCGATACAGTTTAAATTCAGACTCGAAAGCAAGAGTTTACATTTTATTATTTATTCCTTTTATTTTTATCAGCGTAATGGCCGCTATA